CAACGGCATGCTGGATACGCGGAAGGCGCTCTTCACGGGGATGACGCGCGACGGCACGTATCTCATCGAGGACGGGAAGATCGCGAGCGCGGTCAAGAACATGCGGTTCAACGAGACCATGCTGCGGGCCCTGTCCGAGGTCGAGGGCATCACGAAGGAGCGCGAGACCGCCGGCAGGAACTGGGGCGGCATCGGCTCGGTCACGGCGCCGGCCCTTCTGATCAGAGGGTTCCGGTTCACGGGTTCGACCGAGTTCTAGGGCCTTTTCTGTAACGCCCGCGGCTTAAACGGTCTCGAGCGCGTCCGCATCAAAACAGACGAACAACACCACGAGGACGCGCGCTCCACATGATGGAGGGCGCGTCCCGGTCTGGAGCAGGCCCGGCGCCGCCGGCATATCGAAAGGAGACGGTCAAGCGTGTACGCGGACATCAAGGCCATCGGTGAGCGTATCGAGCGCGAGAGCGCCTTCGTCAAGACGCTCCTCGCCGAGATCGACAAGGTCATCGTGGGGCAGAGGCCGATGATCGAGCGCCTGCTCATCGGTCTTCTCGCGAACGGCCACGTGCTGATCGAGGGCGTGCCGGGGCTGGCGAAGACGCTGGCAGTGCGGACGCTCTCGCGCGCGATCCGGACGGACTTCCAGCGCATCCAGTTCACGCCCGACCTTCTGCCGGCCGATCTCATCGGCACGCTCGTCTACTCGCCTGCGACGGGGACCTTCTCGACGAAGAAGGGCCCCATCTTCTCGAACCTCGTGCTGGCAGACGAGATCAACCGCGCGCCTGCGAAGGTGCAGAGCGCGCTCCTCGAGGCCATGCAGGAGCGGCAGGTGACCATCGGCGACGAGACGCATCAGCTCGAGGAGCCGTTCCTCGTGCTGGCCACGCAGAACCCGATCGAGCAGGAGGGAACGTACCCGCTGCCCGAGGCGCAGGTCGACCGCTTCATGCTGAAGCTCAGGGTCGGGTACCCGTCGCGCGACGAGGAACTCGAGATCATGAACCGGATGGCCTCCGGTGTCGAGCCCGAGGCGTCGCCGGTCGTCGAGCCCTCGACCATCCTCGACGCCCGGAAGCTCGTCACCGAGGTCTACGTCGACGACAAGATCAAGCAGTACGTTCTCGACATCGTCTTCGCGACCAGGGAGCCCGAGACGGTCGACCCGGACCTTCG
Above is a window of Candidatus Effluviviaceae Genus V sp. DNA encoding:
- a CDS encoding AAA domain-containing protein codes for the protein MYADIKAIGERIERESAFVKTLLAEIDKVIVGQRPMIERLLIGLLANGHVLIEGVPGLAKTLAVRTLSRAIRTDFQRIQFTPDLLPADLIGTLVYSPATGTFSTKKGPIFSNLVLADEINRAPAKVQSALLEAMQERQVTIGDETHQLEEPFLVLATQNPIEQEGTYPLPEAQVDRFMLKLRVGYPSRDEELEIMNRMASGVEPEASPVVEPSTILDARKLVTEVYVDDKIKQYVLDIVFATREPETVDPDLRDLIAYGASPRASIYLSIAARAHAFLQGRAYVTPEDIKAIAMDVLRHRVIITYEAEAEEMSSEDVVQRILDSVEVP